A single window of Gossypium arboreum isolate Shixiya-1 chromosome 13, ASM2569848v2, whole genome shotgun sequence DNA harbors:
- the LOC108464185 gene encoding protein AUXIN RESPONSE 4 — protein MAIITEEVEPESPKTRVDKKTPPKPTFNPNPVSSKSDPNSQTHNPFAFWFYFTLIISLITFLFVSFSSLYPQDPKSWFLSLPNSLRQHYSNGRIIKVQTSPNQSPIEVFVSENGQFSSSENVMVVHGLGLSSYSYREMIRALGSKGVRVIAIDLPGNGFSEKSRLEIEEGTNGIFARFKEVYSLIQDKGLFWAFDQMVETGELPYEEIKSRVLVKKNVKVIEIGSEEMGMVLGQVIGTMGLAPVHLVLHDSAFLMAANWIAENSGFIRSITLIDAGLKPALPTWVLNIPVVNEILLRFSFVYARLINLCCSKRIDWSELEAHRSLLKGWDARKAVVGIEKKLNYSFNIEEWGGLDGIKGMPVQVLWSNDWSGKWSKEGRQIAEALPGAKFVTHSGGRWPEGSVAGEVAENVAEFVSSLPKTVRQVEEEPIPEHVQKMFDEVKDTDHHHHHHHGHAHGHDHDHAAGFMDAYGLGHTWGS, from the exons ATGGCGATCATAACAGAAGAGGTAGAGCCCGAATCACCCAAAACCAGAGTAGACAAGAAAACCCCCCCAAAACCTACTTTTAATCCTAACCCAGTCTCCTCAAAATCCGACCCTAATTCCCAAACTCATAATCCTTTTGCCTTCTGGTTCTATTTCACCCTCATCATCTCTCTCATCACTTTCCTCTTCGTCTCCTTTTCATCTTTGTACCCACAAGACCCCAAATCCTGGTTCCTCTCTTTGCCCAACTCCCTCCGTCAACACTACTCAAATGGTAGAATCATTAAGGTTCAGACATCTCCAAACCAATCGCCAATTGAGGTTTTTGTTTCTGAAAATGGTCAGTTTTCTTCATCTGAGAATGTTATGGTCGTTCATGGGCTGGGGCTGAGTTCTTATTCTTATAGAGAAATGATAAGGGCTTTAGGCTCAAAAGGAGTTCGTGTTATAGCCATTGATTTGCCTGGAAATGGGTTTTCTGAAAAATCTAGGTTAGAGATCGAAGAAGGAACAAATGGCATTTTTGCGAGGTTTAAGGAAGTTTATAGTTTGATTCAAGACAAGGGTTTGTTTTGGGCTTTCGATCAAATGGTTGAAACTGGTGAACTACCTTATGAGGAGATAAAATCTAGAGTTTTGGTTAAAAAGAATGTTAAGGTTATTGAAATTGGAAGTGAAGAAATGGGGATGGTTCTGGGGCAGGTTATAGGAACAATGGGATTAGCTCCTGTGCATTTAGTTTTACATGATTCTGCTTTTCTTATGGCTGCGAATTGGATTGCTGAGAATTCAGGATTCATTAGAAGCATAACTCTTATCGATGCTGGACTAAAACCAGCTTTACCTACGTGGGTTTTGAACATACCTGTGGTTAATGagattttgttgaggttttcattTGTGTATGCAAGGTTGATAAACTTGTGTTGCTCAAAGAGGATTGATTGGTCGGAGTTGGAGGCACATAGATCACTTTTAAAGGGATGGGATGCAAGAAAAGCTGTTGTGGGGATAGAGAAAAAGCTGAATTATAGTTTTAATATAGAGGAATGGGGAGGTTTGGATGGTATAAAAGGCATGCCAGTGCAGGTACTTTGGTCTAATGATTGGTCTGGCAAATGGAGTAAAGAGGGTCGACAAATTGCTGAGGCACTTCCTGGGGCAAAATTTGTCACTCATTCCGGGGGGCGATGGCCTGAG GGAAGTGTTGCTGGTGAAGTAGCTGAGAATGTAGCTGAGTTTGTATCTTCATTACCAAAAACAGTTAGACAAGTTGAGGAAGAACCCATTCCTGAGCATGTTCAGAAGATGTTTGATGAAGTAAAAGACACTGATCATCATCACCACCATCATCATGGTCATGCCCATGGTCATGATCATGATCATGCAGCTGGATTTATGGATGCATACGGGCTTGGTCACACATGGGGAAGTTGA